The stretch of DNA CGGCGTGAAGGGCAGCCAGATCGTCAACCTGGCGCGCGACCTGGCGCGTTCGCTGTCGCTGACTTCGATCCGGGTGGTCGAGACCATCCCGGGCAAGAACTACATGGCGCTCGAGCTGCCGAATCCGAAGCGCCAGATCGTGCGCCTGTCGGAGATCGTCGGTTCCAAGGTCTATGGCGACAGCGCATCAAGCCTGACCGTCGCCCTGGGCAAGGACATCGCCGGTAAACCAGTCTGCGCCGACCTGGCCAAGATGCCGCACCTCCTGGTGGCGGGCACCACCGGTTCGGGTAAATCGGTGGGCATCAACGCGACCATCCTGTCCTTGCTCTACAAATCCGACCCGGCGGACGTGCGCCTGATCCTGATCGACCCGAAGATGCTGGAGATGTCGGTGTACGAAGGCATCCCGCACCTGTTGGCGCCGGTGGTGACCGACATGCGCCAGGCGGGCCACGCCCTGAACTGGGCGGTCAACGAGATGGAGCGCCGCTACAAGCTCATGTCCAAGCTTGGCGTGCGCAACCTGGCCGGCTACAACGGCAAGATCGTGGAGGCGGCCAAGCGCGAGGAACACATCCCGAACCCGTTCTCGATCACCCCGGACGCGCCCGAGCCGCTCGAGAAGCTGCCGACCATCGTCATCATCATCGACGAGCTGGCCGACCTGATGATGGTCGTGGGTAAGAAGGTGGAAGAACTGATCGCCCGCATCGCGCAGAAGGCGCGCGCGGCCGGCATCCACCTGATCCTGGCGACCCAGCGGCCGTCGGTGGACGTGATCACCGGCCTGATCAAGGCAAATATCCCGACCCGCATCGCCTTCCAGGTCTCCTCGAAGATCGACTCGCGCACCATTCTCGACCAGATGGGCGCGGAAACGCTGCTGGGCATGGGCGACATGCTGTACATGCCGCCGGGTACCGGCCTGCCGGTCCGCGTGCACGGCGCCTTCGTCTCGGACGACGAAGTGCATCGAGTTGTAAAACATCTCCAGTCGCTGGGAGAACCGAACTATATTGAAGGCATCCTGGAAGGCGGTACGCTGGAAGAGGGCAATGCCGACGGCATCCCGGCGGGCGAGGGCGGCGGCGAATCCGACGCGCTCTACGACCAGGCCGTGGCCGTGGTGCTCAAGAACCGCAAGGCCTCGATCTCGCTGGTCCAGCGCCACCTGCGCATCGGCTACAACCGTGCGGCCCGCCTGATCGAGCAGATGGAGCAGAACGGCATGGTGTCGCCGATGCAGTCGAACGGCAACCGCGACATCCTCGTGCCGGCCACGACCGCCGAATAACCGGTCTGTCACCGTATGTGGGCGGGTCGTGATGCGGTCCACTGGACCGCATCACCCCACGCGGTCTACGTACGGCGGCAAGGCCACAACAAGAGGAATGTATATGAAATTCACGACTTACCGATTCGCAGCACTCATCGCAACGACCGCATTTGCCCTGTCGGCCAACGCCGGCGCCGCCGCCCTCGACCAGTTCAAGAGCTTCGTCGCCAGCACCAAGTCGGCCAAGGGCGAATTCACCCAGCAGCAGCTGACCAAATCCAAGAGCGGCAAGGCGGCGCCGGTCTCGAGCGGCACGTTCGTGTTCGCCCGTCCCGGCAAGTTCATCTGGACCTACCAGAAGCCCTATGAACAGCTGCTGCAGGCCGATGGCGAGACGCTCTACATCTACGACAAGGACCTGAACCAGGTCAGCACCCGCAAGCTGGGCAACGCCCTGGGTTCGTCGCCGGCCGCCATCCTGTTCGGCAGCAACGACCTGGAAAAGAACTTCACCCTCTCGGAAGCCGGCGAGCGCGACGGCGCCGAATGGCTGACCGCGGTACCGAAGAGCAAGGACACCACCTTCGAGCAGATCGGCATCGGCCTGAAGGGCGGGGTGCCGGTGGCGATGGAGCTGAAGGACCAGTTCGGCCAGGTCTCGCTGCTGAAGTTCACCAACTTCCAGCGCAACCCGGCGCTGGGCGCCCAGCAGTTCACCTTCTCGGTGCCGAAGGGCGCCGACGTCGTCAACCAGTAAATCCCGCTGCCGGGCGCCCGGCAGGATCGCGCTTGACGTCGACAGGCCCGGTCTCAGTAAATGGTGGTGCGCAGGTCGATGTGCTTGATCGGTTCGAGCGCAAGGAAGCTGGCGCCGGTCGGCGCAGCCTGCAGGGTCACCCAGACCGTGTGCTCCTCGTAAAAATAAGAGCGGTTGGAACCGGCGACCGAGGCGCGAAAGCGCCCGTTCCAGTCGATCCGGACCGCGTCGCCCAGCCCGCCTTCGAACAGGGGCGAGGCCAGCCAGGCCGGCCACCTGGTCCTGAGCATGCTGTCCCACGGCCGCGACAGGGACACGGCGAACCCGTCGCCCACGCGCCAGGCCTTCAGGTTGTCCGGCCGGGCAGGGCGGTCGTGGGCCCAGGCCGGATCGTCCAGGCTGCGCACCAGGTGGCGCGGGACGAAGCCGTTTTCTTCCAGCGCCGCCACCTCGTGGCGGATCGTGGCCCCGCCGCCCAAGATGGGCAGGGTGTGCTCGCGCGGCGCGGCCAGCCGCGGCCCGGCATCGGCGGCGGCGCGCGAGGCCTTGGTCCACCTGGACCAGACGTCCTGGACCATCAGGACGGGCGCGGGATGCTTCATGGGGCGGCTCCGGCATGGAAACGGGGAGTCATTATAGGACAGGCGCCGCCCGGGCCGACCGTCTCTGCCGCGTGCATCGGCTACACTAGGCACATGCACAACACTTCGCACTATTTCTCCTTTCCCTCGCGCGTCCCGGGAGCGCATCATGGATGACCTGTTCAAGAACGAGCCCGCCCCGCCGCTGGCCGAAGCCCTGCGTCCGCGCACCATCGACGAAGTCATCGGCCAGAGCCACCTGCTCGGCCCCGGCAAGCCGCTGAACCTGGTGTTCAAGTCTGGCAAGCCGCATTCGATGATCCTGTGGGGACCGCCGGGCGTGGGCAAGACCACGCTGGCGCGCCTGACCGCCTATGCCTTCGACTGCGAGTTCATCGCGCTGTCGGCGGTGCTCTCGGGCGTGAAGGACATCCGCGCCGCCGTCGAGCAGGCCGAGCACTACCTCCAGCAGGGCAAGCACACCATCCTGTTCATCGACGAGATCCACCGTTTCAACAAGTCGCAGCAGGACGCCTTGCTGCCCTTCGTGGAATCGGGCCTGGTGACCCTGATCGGCGCCACCACCGAGAACCCTTCGTTCGAGGTCAACTCGGCGCTGCTGTCGCGCTCCCAGGTCTACGTGCTCAAGGCCTTGAGCGACGAGGAGATGCGCCAGCTATTGAAGCGCGCCCAGCAGCGCGTGCTGCAGCACCTGACGTTCGACGAGGTTGCGGTCGATACCCTGGTCGGCTATGCGGACGGCGATGCGCGCCGCTTCCTCAACCTGCTGGAGCAGACCAAGACCTCGAGCGACACGGCCGGCGTCACCCGCATCACCGCGGAGTTCGTCGAGAACGCGCTGACGCTCAACGCACGGCGCTTCGACAAGGGCGGCGACAATTTCTACGACCAGATCTCGGCCCTGCACAAGTCGGTGCGCGGCTCGCATCCGGACGCGGCCCTGTACTGGCTGTGCCGCATGCTCGACGGCGGCGCCGACGCCAAGTACCTGTCGCGCCGCATCGTGCGCATGGCCTGGGAAGACATCGGTCTGGCCGACCCGCGCGCCCTCCAGATCGCCAACGATGCCGCCACCACCTATGAACGCCTCGGTTCGCCCGAAGGCGAGCTGGCCCTGGGCCAGGCCGTGATCTACCTGGCGATCGCCGCCAAGAGCAATGCCGGCTACAACGCGTTCAACGAAGCGATGGCCTTCGTGAAGAAGGACAAGTCGCGCGAGGTGCCGGTCCATCTGCGCAACGCGCCCACCAAGCTGATGAAGGAACTCGGCTACGGCCACGCCTACCGCTATGCCCACGACGAGCCGCATGCCTATGCGGCGGGCGAGACCTACCTGCCGGACGGGATGCGCGAGCCGGGCTGGTACCGGCCGGTGCCGCGCGGGGTGGAGTCGAAGATCGCCGACAAGCTCGCCTTCCTGCGCAGCCTCGACGACGAGGCCGGCGGGTCCTGACGAAAAAGCCCCACGATGGGCTGGCCATCGCGGGGCTGTGCAGGGTGGGGCGGAGCCGTTCTGGTTCCGCCTGGCCTCGAAATCAGTAGTTCTCGTAGGCGCCGATGTCCCATGCGCCGCCCTTCGGACGCAGCGCGTTGTCGATGTCGACCGTCGGGGCGGCGGTCTTGATGCCCTTGTTCACGGCTGGCGACGTGCTCTGCAGGCGATAGTCGCCGGTGCCGGTCGGGTTGTAGCTGACGAACTTCGGCTCGGCGTTGACGGTGCCGGTAGCGCTGCCGACGCGCAGCGAGATGGCCGAGCCGTTGCCGTAGACCAGGTTGTTCGCGGTGACGTTGCCCGAGCCGATGCAGCTCTGGCCCGAGTAGCAGTACTGCGAGATGCCCTGGCGCGGGTTCTTGTACACGATGTTGTTGATGACCTTCGTGTTCTTCAGCTGGATGTTGCCCGGCTTGTCGCCCACCCCGGTGACGATGCCGCCGCCCATGCTGCTCGAGCCGTTGGCGAACACGGTGTTGTTGGCGATGGTCGAATCGGTCGCGGCATGCCACAGGTGGATGCCGTAGGCCGAGGCGCGGTAGACGATGTTGTTCATGATCTTGCTGCCGCGGTTCGACGAGTAGATACCCTGAACGCCGTTGCAGCCGCCCGGCTTGCCGATGTCGTGCACCACGTTGCCGATGATGTCGCCGGCCGCGCTGGTGTAGCTGGCGTTGACGATGCCGGCGCCGCCGGAACCCGTGCAGCCGCCCGAGACGGTGATGTGGTGGACGCGGTTGTTGGTCACCAGCGTGTTCGAACCCATGTTCTGGATGCCCAGGCGGCCCGGGCCGCTGATGTCGAAGCCGTTGATCTCGACGTAGCTGCCGTTATTCAGCCACATCACTTCCTTGCCGGTGCCGACGATCTTGGCGCCCCACTTGGTGTCGGACACGAAGCGGATCGGGGCGCTCGAGGTGCCGCTGAGCCTGGTCGTGACGTTGCCGTTGTAAGTGCCTGGCGCCACGTGCACGGTGGTGTTTGCCTTGGCGACCGAGGCGGCCTTGTTGATGGTTTTGAAAGGACGCGCCTGGGTGCCCGGGTTCGAGTCCGAACCGGTGGTGGCCACGTACAGGTGATAGAACGAGGTCTTGGCGGTGGAGTCGGTGCGGTTCTGATATTCCTGGCTGCTCATCAGGGCGACGCGCACGGTGTCCAGCGGCATGCCATTGTTGACGTGGCCGGCCCAGTAGGCGAGGCCGGCGGTGTCCGGCTCGCGGCCGAGCAGCGTACGGTAGAGTTCGGTGACCTGGTCGACCGAGCTCGTCGCGGCGGCAACAGTCGCTTCGGATGCCATGGCGTTGTCGGCGGCGTAGGCGGTGCTGCCAAGGGCGGTCAGCAGGACGGCTGCGCTGCAGCAAAGGAGTGCGTTGACGCGGGCATTCGAAGCAAAGTTGACTACGTTTTTCATTAGAGAGTTTCCTTCTCAAAAAAGTAAAAGCGAACCTTTGAGAGCAGGAAACTGCGGGAGTTCAATTTTTTTGGAGAAAAATTTTCCGGTGATAATAATTCCGCAAAAACTGTTTCGAATGTGAAAGCGAAAGCGATATGAAAGGGTTAACCGATATCGAGAGGCGCGAGCGCCCTTGGCCGCCAAGTCGGGCGCTCAGTGTTGATAAGCTCCGATGTCCACTGCGGGCGCGCGCGGCCGGCTCACCCCTTCGATATCGGTCGGGGGCGCAAGGGCAACCACCCCACGTTTGCGGGCCGGTGAATCCTTGCGCAGGCGATAGTTGCCTTTGCCATCAGGTCGGAAATCGACAAACAGAGGATCTTGGGTAATCGTTCCAATATCTTTCCCAACCAACATTTCAATTTTTGCAGCATTTCCGAAAACAAGATTGTGCGCGACGAGATTGTCGGCGCCGATGCAGGACTCGCCGGGATAGCAATATTGCCGGATCGACGCGCGCGGATGGTAGGCGACGATGTTGTTGATCACCTTGGTTTCCGTCATCACCACATTTCCCGGCGCATCGCCGGTTCCCAGCACGATGCCCCCGCCGGTCGTGGTTGAACCGTTCGCGAACACCGTGTTGTTCGCGACGACGACCTTGTTGGCGGCATGCCAGAGATGGATGCCCCATGCCGAGGCGCGATAGACGACGTTGTTGTAGATCTTGCCGCGCAGGTTGGAGTAATAGATGCCCTGGACACCCGAGCAGGTGCCCGGCTCGCCGATGTCGTGCACCAGGTTGCCGCTGATTTCGCCGTCCGAGGCCTGGTAGTTGCTGAATACGATGCCGCCGCCGCCCTTGCTGCTGCAGCCGCCCGTGACCGTCAGGTCATGCACGTGGTTGTTGAGCACGCGCACCCAGGAGCCGTAGTTCAGGATGCCGTTACGTCCGCTGCCGCTGACGTCGAAGCCGGCAATCTCGACGTGCTCGCCATGGTTTTCCCAGACCGCCTCAAGGCCGCTTCCGATGATCCGGGCGCCCCACTTGACCGTCGAGACATAGCGGATCGGCGCGCTGGGCGTGCCGCTCTTCATCGACTTGATGTTCTCGCGGTAGGTGCCGGGGGCGACGTGGACGGTACTGCCCGGAACCGCGCGCCGGGCGGCAGCGCCGATGGTCTGCAGCGGCGCGCCTTCGGCGCCGGGGTTGTTGTCGTTTCCGCCGGGAGCGACGAACAGGGCACGCGGGTCGACCGGCTGCTCGAGCGAGATACATGCCTTGAGGCCGAGGCCGGCCACCAGCAGGGTGCAGGCGATCAGCGGATACCGAAAGGTTTGCAGGTTCATTGTCTCTGACGATAGGACGAGCGCGGCGCCGTGGCCGCCGGGATCCCGAGCTTAAACCGGCGCACGATTGCGGACCTTGCGTTAGGCCGAGCATTCCTGCATTCCGTCGTTGTTTAATTTTGGCAATTGATTCGCCACGCTTGCCGGCTTGATCGTGCGCAGCATGTCGCGATGACGGGTCCGGATAATGAAGCGCAGGCGCCAAGGCAAGCGCACGCGCTGGCGCAAGCGGCACATGGCGTGGCGTCTTCATCCGCATCCGAATCCGACAGCGAGCACCAAGACAGCGACGACAAGCCCTATGCTGACCCAAATGAAGAGCCTGCTTGCGTCGCTGCCACTCGGCCGCAGCCCCGACGCGCGCCGCAACCTCTCGACCGCCATCGGCTCGACGATGCTGCGCCAGATGCTCTCGAGCGCCTTGTACTTCGTCGCCTTGTGGATCACCACGCGCCAGCTCGGCCCGCACCACAACGGCCTCCTGGTGACGGCCCTGCTGCTGCCGCAAACCCTGTACGCCGTCCTGAACCTGGGCCTGGCCTCCAGCCATGTCTACCACATGAGCAGCGGAACTCCGGATGCCGCGGCCATGCGCCGCGTGAACTGGATCCTGGCCTGCACCCTGTGGGGCGTGGCCGTGCTCGCGCTCGCGCTGAGCAGCGACGTCATGGTCGGGCGCTACCTGCCGGGCACGAGCAAGGACACGGCCTTGTTTGCCAGTCTGCTGTTCCCGGCCATGCTGCTGGCGGCCTGGACCGTATCGCTGATCCAGGGCGCGCGCGACTACACCACCTTCAACAAGACCGCGCTGATCCAGCCCTTCACCTTCTGCGCGGGCGTGCTGGCGCTGGGCGCCGCGGGCGCGATCAGCGTCGTCGCGGTGCTGAGCTGCCATATCCTGAGCCAGGCCGCCTTGTGGCTGGCCAGCGAAACGCGGGTGCGGCGCTACCCGGCCGCAGCTCCCGGCGGCGCGCTCGACCTGGCGCGGATGATCGGCTATGGGCTGCGGGCGCACCTGAGCAACGTGATCACTTTCCTCAACTACAGGGTCGGCTTGTATACGGTCAGCCTGCTGCTCGATCCATCCGCGGCCGGCATCTACGCGCTCTCGGTGCAGCTGGCCGAGGCGCTGTGGCTGATCGCGAGCGCGGCATCGGTGGTCGTGTTCCCGGAATCGGCGGCGGCCAACGGCACGCCCGCGGCGCTGCGCCAGATGGTGGGCCGCATCGCGCGGGCCGTGTTCAAGATCACGCTCGTGGTGGGCGTGCTGGCGGCGGGGCTATCCACCGTGCTGATTCCCTGGGCTTTCGGGAAGGATTACGCGGGCGCCGTCCTTCCCTTCATTGTCCTGTTACCGGGAATTATCACCTGGAGCTACATGAACGTCATTGCCAACTCGCTGGCGGGCATGGGCCGGCAGGGCGTCAACATCGTGGGGGCCACCTTGTCCCTGGTACTCAATGGCGTGGGCTGCATGCTGGCGATCCCGGCCTACGGCATGTGGGGGGCGGCGCTGGCCGCCAGCGTGGCGTTCACGGCCACGGCCGCTTACACGGTGTTCATGTACCGGCGCATCATGACCAAGCGTATCGCGCAGGCCGGAGGAGACAAGGGATGACGAAGAAGATGCTGATGGTGACCTCGCTGTATCCGTATGGGAATGGCGAGACCTTTATTACAGCCGAGCTCGAACACGTCGCCCACCACCTCGGCCATATCGAGATCGTACCCGGCTTCTATTCCCGCGACGCGGCGCCGCGTCCGGCCTGGCAGCCGGTCAACCTGGCCTATGCGGACGGGCGCTGGGGGGCGCTGCGGGTGCCGCGGATGCTCGCCGCGCTCGTGATGAGCCTGTTCAAGTACCGCTGGCTGTCCGACTTCAGGCTGATCCTGAAGCGGCGCGGCAAGCTGGCGAATATCAAGGAACTGGTCCGCGCGCTCTACCGGGCCAATATGTTCGAGCGCTTCCTGAAGCAGCAGGCGCGCGCGGGCAAGGACGGCTACGACCTCATCTATTTCTACTGGCTGGTGCCCGAAATCCTCGGGGCGGCGCGCTTCTGCCGGACGTCGGGCGGGAGCGCCCGGGTGGTCTGCCGCGCCCACCGGGGCGACCTGTACGAGGAAGTCAAGCCTGCCGGCTACGCCGGGCTGCGGCGCGAGATCATCGCCGAGGTCGACGCGATCTACTGCATCTCCGACCACGGCAAGCATTACCTGGAGCAGCACTATGCGCATCTGGCTGCGAAATTCCACCTCGCGCGGCTCGGGGTCAACGATCCGGGCTTCCTGAACCACCAGCCCGGCGCCGGCCCGCTGAGCATCGTGTCCTGCTCCTTCGTCATCGCCAGCAAGCGCCTGCACCTGCTGGTCGACGCCATCGCGCAGCTGCTGGCGGCCGATCCCCTGCTGCAGGTGCGCTGGACGCACGTCGGCAACGGCCCCTTGCTCGAGGCGGTGCAGGCCCATGCGGCAAGCCGCCTCGGGCCGCGCGCGCAGGCGCTGTTCAAGGGCTACCTCACGCAGGCCGAACTGATGGACCTGTACCGCGAGGACAGGTTCGACCTCATCGTCAACGTGAGCGACAGCGAAGGCATCCCGGTGAGCCTGATGGAGGCCGCTTCGGCCGGCATCCCGATCGTGGCCACCGACGTCGGGGGCAGCGCGGAGATCATCGGCGGCGGCAAC from Massilia varians encodes:
- a CDS encoding DNA translocase FtsK, with the translated sequence MSKNSQASTSGYTRTAQSTRARQPLPGRLSRLLSEARWIAMAVAFLYFVLILLSYNKGDPGWSHANAVPKIANLGGKAGAWLSDLLLFIFGFSAWWWGVIFLRGVWKGWRRLTDKLGAVSEEPHHAGEMYVRWTGFAIMLAGSLGLEYLRLWSWNVELPRAAGGVLGQLIGHSAHVAFGFTGATLLLLLLFGLGFSLFFQVSWLAVAERIGESVENTIGWFHMRMEDHEDRKQGEAAAVKRDELVVNERQKYTEKHPAPPPIVKAEPSLEPRAEPTQAAPQVPQVLPPSTPASLAMPAPSAQAPVPSIKIEPQMTSVPKSERAQKEMQTPLFHELAGDGGLPPLALLDEAPPAQEAVAVETLEFTSRLIEKKLSDFGVEAKVVAAYPGPVVTRYEIEPATGVKGSQIVNLARDLARSLSLTSIRVVETIPGKNYMALELPNPKRQIVRLSEIVGSKVYGDSASSLTVALGKDIAGKPVCADLAKMPHLLVAGTTGSGKSVGINATILSLLYKSDPADVRLILIDPKMLEMSVYEGIPHLLAPVVTDMRQAGHALNWAVNEMERRYKLMSKLGVRNLAGYNGKIVEAAKREEHIPNPFSITPDAPEPLEKLPTIVIIIDELADLMMVVGKKVEELIARIAQKARAAGIHLILATQRPSVDVITGLIKANIPTRIAFQVSSKIDSRTILDQMGAETLLGMGDMLYMPPGTGLPVRVHGAFVSDDEVHRVVKHLQSLGEPNYIEGILEGGTLEEGNADGIPAGEGGGESDALYDQAVAVVLKNRKASISLVQRHLRIGYNRAARLIEQMEQNGMVSPMQSNGNRDILVPATTAE
- the lolA gene encoding outer membrane lipoprotein chaperone LolA, producing MKFTTYRFAALIATTAFALSANAGAAALDQFKSFVASTKSAKGEFTQQQLTKSKSGKAAPVSSGTFVFARPGKFIWTYQKPYEQLLQADGETLYIYDKDLNQVSTRKLGNALGSSPAAILFGSNDLEKNFTLSEAGERDGAEWLTAVPKSKDTTFEQIGIGLKGGVPVAMELKDQFGQVSLLKFTNFQRNPALGAQQFTFSVPKGADVVNQ
- a CDS encoding replication-associated recombination protein A gives rise to the protein MDDLFKNEPAPPLAEALRPRTIDEVIGQSHLLGPGKPLNLVFKSGKPHSMILWGPPGVGKTTLARLTAYAFDCEFIALSAVLSGVKDIRAAVEQAEHYLQQGKHTILFIDEIHRFNKSQQDALLPFVESGLVTLIGATTENPSFEVNSALLSRSQVYVLKALSDEEMRQLLKRAQQRVLQHLTFDEVAVDTLVGYADGDARRFLNLLEQTKTSSDTAGVTRITAEFVENALTLNARRFDKGGDNFYDQISALHKSVRGSHPDAALYWLCRMLDGGADAKYLSRRIVRMAWEDIGLADPRALQIANDAATTYERLGSPEGELALGQAVIYLAIAAKSNAGYNAFNEAMAFVKKDKSREVPVHLRNAPTKLMKELGYGHAYRYAHDEPHAYAAGETYLPDGMREPGWYRPVPRGVESKIADKLAFLRSLDDEAGGS
- a CDS encoding choice-of-anchor Q domain-containing protein gives rise to the protein MKNVVNFASNARVNALLCCSAAVLLTALGSTAYAADNAMASEATVAAATSSVDQVTELYRTLLGREPDTAGLAYWAGHVNNGMPLDTVRVALMSSQEYQNRTDSTAKTSFYHLYVATTGSDSNPGTQARPFKTINKAASVAKANTTVHVAPGTYNGNVTTRLSGTSSAPIRFVSDTKWGAKIVGTGKEVMWLNNGSYVEINGFDISGPGRLGIQNMGSNTLVTNNRVHHITVSGGCTGSGGAGIVNASYTSAAGDIIGNVVHDIGKPGGCNGVQGIYSSNRGSKIMNNIVYRASAYGIHLWHAATDSTIANNTVFANGSSSMGGGIVTGVGDKPGNIQLKNTKVINNIVYKNPRQGISQYCYSGQSCIGSGNVTANNLVYGNGSAISLRVGSATGTVNAEPKFVSYNPTGTGDYRLQSTSPAVNKGIKTAAPTVDIDNALRPKGGAWDIGAYENY
- a CDS encoding right-handed parallel beta-helix repeat-containing protein encodes the protein MNLQTFRYPLIACTLLVAGLGLKACISLEQPVDPRALFVAPGGNDNNPGAEGAPLQTIGAAARRAVPGSTVHVAPGTYRENIKSMKSGTPSAPIRYVSTVKWGARIIGSGLEAVWENHGEHVEIAGFDVSGSGRNGILNYGSWVRVLNNHVHDLTVTGGCSSKGGGGIVFSNYQASDGEISGNLVHDIGEPGTCSGVQGIYYSNLRGKIYNNVVYRASAWGIHLWHAANKVVVANNTVFANGSTTTGGGIVLGTGDAPGNVVMTETKVINNIVAYHPRASIRQYCYPGESCIGADNLVAHNLVFGNAAKIEMLVGKDIGTITQDPLFVDFRPDGKGNYRLRKDSPARKRGVVALAPPTDIEGVSRPRAPAVDIGAYQH
- a CDS encoding lipopolysaccharide biosynthesis protein, which translates into the protein MLTQMKSLLASLPLGRSPDARRNLSTAIGSTMLRQMLSSALYFVALWITTRQLGPHHNGLLVTALLLPQTLYAVLNLGLASSHVYHMSSGTPDAAAMRRVNWILACTLWGVAVLALALSSDVMVGRYLPGTSKDTALFASLLFPAMLLAAWTVSLIQGARDYTTFNKTALIQPFTFCAGVLALGAAGAISVVAVLSCHILSQAALWLASETRVRRYPAAAPGGALDLARMIGYGLRAHLSNVITFLNYRVGLYTVSLLLDPSAAGIYALSVQLAEALWLIASAASVVVFPESAAANGTPAALRQMVGRIARAVFKITLVVGVLAAGLSTVLIPWAFGKDYAGAVLPFIVLLPGIITWSYMNVIANSLAGMGRQGVNIVGATLSLVLNGVGCMLAIPAYGMWGAALAASVAFTATAAYTVFMYRRIMTKRIAQAGGDKG
- a CDS encoding glycosyltransferase, producing MTKKMLMVTSLYPYGNGETFITAELEHVAHHLGHIEIVPGFYSRDAAPRPAWQPVNLAYADGRWGALRVPRMLAALVMSLFKYRWLSDFRLILKRRGKLANIKELVRALYRANMFERFLKQQARAGKDGYDLIYFYWLVPEILGAARFCRTSGGSARVVCRAHRGDLYEEVKPAGYAGLRREIIAEVDAIYCISDHGKHYLEQHYAHLAAKFHLARLGVNDPGFLNHQPGAGPLSIVSCSFVIASKRLHLLVDAIAQLLAADPLLQVRWTHVGNGPLLEAVQAHAASRLGPRAQALFKGYLTQAELMDLYREDRFDLIVNVSDSEGIPVSLMEAASAGIPIVATDVGGSAEIIGGGNGVLVPADADAATIAAAIARFQDRGAAVAWRRAARRFWDERFNAAVNYDRFGRLLAGLPGAPAAGGAPQAAAAAGQGGDRVAG